Proteins encoded together in one candidate division KSB1 bacterium window:
- a CDS encoding acyltransferase codes for MIIGIVQNHPVFGDVESNQKQLEEIVGSTHADLWVMSELALTGYEFQGRQEVDELAEEVPNGKTATWLRRFCNDRNCHAIIGLPEREGQGLYNSSMFMSPKGVISRYRKLHLFDKETERFDRGNIPLSVQDIGHARIGVMICFDWRFPEVARTLTLLGAQIIAHPSNLVLPYAQKAMITRTLENHVFAMTANRIGTEDRDGRVVHFTGVSQIVGARGDVLASAPRSSSGVITAEIDPAQADDKHINIYNDLMHERRTEFYLAGEQAAR; via the coding sequence ATGATCATTGGCATTGTTCAGAATCATCCCGTCTTCGGCGACGTCGAAAGCAATCAGAAACAACTGGAGGAGATTGTCGGCAGTACCCATGCCGACCTCTGGGTCATGTCCGAACTGGCCCTGACCGGTTATGAGTTCCAAGGCCGTCAGGAAGTTGACGAGCTGGCCGAGGAAGTCCCCAACGGCAAGACCGCGACGTGGCTGCGGCGGTTCTGCAATGACCGCAATTGTCATGCGATTATCGGCTTGCCCGAGCGCGAAGGACAGGGACTCTATAACTCATCGATGTTCATGAGCCCCAAAGGAGTGATCTCCCGTTATCGCAAATTGCATCTGTTCGACAAGGAGACGGAGCGCTTTGATCGCGGCAACATTCCGCTCTCCGTACAGGATATCGGCCACGCGCGGATCGGCGTGATGATCTGTTTCGACTGGCGATTCCCGGAAGTCGCGCGGACGCTTACGCTGCTCGGTGCGCAAATCATCGCACACCCGTCCAATCTCGTCCTGCCCTACGCGCAGAAGGCTATGATCACGCGCACGCTGGAAAACCACGTCTTTGCGATGACCGCCAATCGCATCGGTACCGAGGACCGGGACGGACGTGTCGTCCATTTCACGGGGGTCTCGCAAATCGTCGGGGCGCGCGGGGATGTCCTCGCCTCGGCCCCGCGCTCGAGTTCCGGAGTCATTACCGCGGAGATTGATCCGGCGCAGGCGGATGACAAGCACATCAACATTTATAACGACCTGATGCATGAGCGCCGCACGGAATTCTATCTGGCGGGCGAGCAAGCCGCGCGCTGA